One Stratiformator vulcanicus genomic window, CGCAGCACTGTGTGGAGGATGCCGCCGTTGCGGTAGTATTGGACCTCGACGGGGGTATCGACCCGGCATTGGCAGGTGAAGCGGACTTCATCACCGTCCGATTTCCTGGCGAGAACTTCGACGGCTTGGCCGGGCTTAAGGTCATCATCGAGATGAATCTCAAACGTTTCCGTGCCATCAAGGCCGAGGAAGTCGCGATTTTCACCTTCGCGAAATTGCAGCGGCAGTACGCCCATCCCGACGAGGTTGGAGCGGTGAATCCGCTCGTAACTCTCAGCGATGACGGCTTCGACGCCGAGCAGGTAAGTCCCCTTGGCGGCCCAGTCGCGGCTGGAGCCGGTGCCGTATTCCTTACCGGCAAGCACGATCAGTGGCGTATCCTGCTTTTTATATTCGAGCGACGCGTTGTAAATCGTGGTCGTCTCGCCACCGGGCGGATAGGACGTAAAGCCCCCTTCGGTGCCGGGGGCGAGTTGGTTTCGCAAGCGGATATTGGCAAAGGTGCCGCGGGTCATCACGCGATCGTTGCCGCGGCGACTGCCGTAGCTGTTAAAGTCGTGATAGTCGACGCCGTTCTCCATGAGATACTTGCCGGCGGGTGAATCTTTCTTAATCGCTCCCGCCGGGCTGATGTGGTCAGTCGTCACGGAATCGCCGACCATCACAAGACACTTCGCCCCTTCGATCGCGGAGATCGGCGGGGGATCGGCATCCATATCAACAAAGAAGGGCGGCTCCTGAATATAGGTGCTCGCTTCGTTCCATTCATAAAGATCGCCCGTCGGGCTCGACAGTGCCTGCCACTCTTCGGGACCTTCAGTCGCTTTCGAATACTGGTCGCGATAAAACTCCGGCGTGACGCTGGCTTCAATCGTATCTTTAATTTCCTGCTGAGTCGGCCAGATGTCTTTCAGGAAGACGTCGTTGCCTGCGGAGTCTTTGCCCAGCGGCTCCGTACTCAGGTCGATGTCGGTCGTACCCGCGATCGCGTAGGCGACGACCAACGGCGGACTGGCCAGATAGTTCGCCTTAATATCGGGACTGATGCGACCTTCGAAGTTGCGATTCCCCGAGAGGACCGCCGCCGCGACGATGTCGTTTTCATTGATCGCCTTGGAGATCGGCTCGGGCAGAGGGCCGCTGTTGCCGATGCAGGTCGTGCAGCCGTAACCGACGGTTTGAAATCCGAGCGCGTCGAGGTCTTCATTAAGACCGCTCTTCTCAAGATAGTCGGTCACGACGCGGCTGCCCGGAGCGAGACTGCTTTTCACCCACGGCTTACGCTTCAGGCCTTTCGCATGGGCCTTCTTAGCGACCAAACCGGCCCCGATCATGACGGACGGGTTGCTGGTATTCGTGCAACTGGTGATCGCGGCGATGACCACGTCGCCGTGCTTAAGCTGAAAGGTTTCGCCGTCGTATTCGACCTCGACACCGTCCGCTCCCGGGTCTTCCATGACAGCGACCGACTCTTCCGCTTCCGTCGAAATCGGTCCTTCCGCTTCCCAACTTTCGACGGTCGATGAACCGGCGGGCGACTCCTTGCCGAAGGTGATCGAGAGGTCCTGCCGCCACTGGCTCTTCATCGCGGACAGATCGATCCGGTCTTGCGGCCGTTTCGGCCCGGCCATCGAGGGTTCGACTTCCGACAGATCGAGTGCGAGGCTGCTGGTGAATCGCGGCTCCGGCGATTCACTCGTGCGGAACATTCCCTGGGCACGATAGTACTGCTCGACGAGATCAACCTCTTCGTCGGTGCGTCCTGTCCGGCTCATGTAATTGAGCGTCTCGGCATCGACAGGGAAGAAGCCCATCGTCGCTCCGTATTCCGGTGACATATTCGCGAGCGTCGCCCGATCGGCGAGGGTCATCGAGTCGAGCCCGGGGCCGTAGTATTCGACGAATTTCCCAACGACGCCGTGCTGCCGAAGCATCTGCGTAACGGTCAGCACGAGATCGGTCGCGGTCGCACCTTCGGGCAGTCCACCCGTCAATTTGAAACCGACGACTTCGGGTGTGAGCATGTAGATCGGCTGGCCGAGCATGACGGCCTCTGCCTCGATCCCGCCGACGCCCCATCCGACGACGCCCAGACCGTTAATCATGGTCGTGTGCGAGTCGGTCCCGACGAGACTGTCCGGATAGGCGACGCCGTCTTTGGTGAGGACACCTTTGGCGAGATATTCGAGGTTCACCTGGTGCACGATTCCGGTCGCCGGCGGCACCACGCGGAAGTTGTCGAGCGCGGACTGGCCCCACTTCAGAAACTGATAGCGTTCCTGATTCCGCTCGAATTCTCGTTCGACGTTCTGCTTCAAAGCCAAGCCGTGAGCGAACGCGTCAACCTGCACGGAGTGATCGACGACGAGATCACAGGGAACGAGCGGGTTGATCTTCTTCGGATCGCCCCCCATGCGAACCATCGCCGATCGCAGCGCGGCGAGATCGACGACCGCGGGCACGCCGGTAAAGTCTTGCAGAACCACGCGGCCGGGCTTAAACGGCAACTCGTCTGCCGCCACATTTTTCGCGTCCCACGCCGCCAACTTCTTCACGTCGTCTTCGGAGACGACAAAGCCGTCAACGTTCCGCAGAACCGCTTCAAGCAGGACGCGGATCGAAAACGGCAGCGTGCCGATGTCGCCGAGACCGGCATCCTGCAACGCGGGGAGTGAGTAGTAAGTGAATTCGCCCGCCTTCGAGCTGACCTTTTTAACGGCCTGAAACGGATCCTGCGCACCCATCGATCGATAATCCTGCTGAATTCCGACACCACCCGCAGAGCAGCCGGGGCGGTGCGTTGATGTAACTCATCCGACGTGAGGATGTTACACGCCGGGAAGCCGGAATTACAGCAGGGAATGTCACCTTGAGCGGTGACGAGAAGCGAGAAGCGAGAAATATCGAGCGAAAAGTGATTGACCGCGACAGCAGACGGAAAAAGCCCCGTTTTGCCCACTTCGCGCTTCTCGCTTCTCGGCTTTCTTACGCCGCGGCGCGCGTCGTTTCAAGCCGTCCTTCGAACAGGCGGACGGTGCGATGGGCCCGTGCGGCGATCGATTCGTCGTGCGTGACCATCACCACGGTCAATCGCTCATCAGCATTGAGGCTTTCGAGCAGCGACATGATCTCGTCGCCGGAACTGCGGTCAAGGTTTCCGGTCGGTTCATCGGCGAGCAAAATCTGCGGATGCCCGATCAAGGCCCGCGCAATGGCGGCCCGCTGCATTTCCCCGCCCGAAAGTTCTTTGGGCCGGTGCTTAAGCCGATGCGTCAGGCCGACGCGTTCGAGAATGGAATGGGCTTCCTCGCGATATTGACCGCGATTCTTCAAGTAAGCGAAGAACCCGTCGCGGATCATCATGGGGGTCAGCACGTTCTCCAGCAGCGTCAGCTCGGGCAGCAGGTGATAGAACTGAAAAATGAACCCGAACACGCGATTTCGAATCTGATCGCGCGACCGTTCCGGCAGGTCATCGATTCGCTGTCCTTCAAGCAGTACCTCGCCGACATCGGGCGTATCGAGCAATCCGATCAGATGGAGCAGGGTGCTTTTGCCCGATCCCGACTGCCCGACGATGGAAAGCAACTCGCCGCGATGGACCGAAAGATTAACCCCTTTAAGCACCGGAACTTTGTGCTCCCCTTTGCGGTAAGTTTTTTCGAGCGCGACCGCGTCGATCTGCAAGGGTTGCGGTTTTGGCGACTTCATCGGACGAACATCCGACTTGGGCGATGCTGGGGCGATGGCAGTCGTCATGGCGACTCGGAATGACATGGAGTGAAGGGAGCGGGAATCAGCAGGCCGACGGCTGCGGCGCGCCGTGTGAATTATTCGTAACGCAGGGCTTCGACCGGCTTAAGAGCCGCGGCCCGTCGGGCCGGTAATATACTGGCCAGAACCGCGATCGAGATGGCCCCCACGGAAACCCAGAAGACCATAATCGGACTGACGTGCGTGGGAATCTCCGGGAAGTAGTAAATCGTTTCGGGAAAGACGTCCCGGCCGGTGACTAACGTGATGAGGTCCGATATTTCGTTGATGTAATAAACGAACAGAAGGCCCAATCCGGTCCCGACCCCGCTTCCGACCAACCCCAGGCCGAGGCCGTAGGAAAGGAAGATCGACATGATTCCGTGAGCGTTGGCTCCCAGTGCTTTGAGGATGCCGATGTCACGCGTCTTCTCCACGACGATCATGTAGAAGATCGCGAGAATCCCGAAGCCGGCAACCGCGATGATCAGAAACAGCAAGATGTTCAGGATCATCGACTCGACCTCGACGGCGGCGAGCAACGGACCCTGTTTTTGCTCCCAGGTGCGGACGTTGTACACCCCGGGCGGGAACATCGACTTCAGGCGGCGGACGACTTCGTCCGCTTTGTCGAAGTCTTTGAGCTTGATTTGCAGGGCCGTGACCGAGCCTTTGCCGGTTTGCGGATCGATCATGCCGCGGACTTTTTGGAGCTGCTCCAGATTGCAGAATACAAGATTCGAGTCGTACTCGCTCATGCCGCTTTTGAAGACATCGACGATCGTCGCGTTGAAGCTGCACGCCGTCGGAGACCGTGATGCCGTGGCCGACGTGAATTGGACGTCATCACCGGGCCGCCGCATCAGCATTGTCTTCATCTTGCCGGTCTCGCGATCCTCGTAAGGATAGCTGATCAACTGCTGCCCGATGTAGCAGCGACCGTCGAGCGGCACTGAAAAATCGATCGGCTCGAACGGCTTGACCACGTCGACAAATTCGGGCGGAAGGGTCGACGGGTCGGTTTCGCCGAAACCGTCGAAGTCAGGACTTCCGCCATCCGCCACGGCTGATGGTTCCGTACCGCCCGGCTGTTGGGCGCCGACCGGCAAAATCAGTCCCGGTCGCGAGTCTTCCGGCTCAGTACTGTTTGTTCCGACTTCAAGTTGATCGTTGTTGCGGGACGCATCAGCTTGCGAACCGCTTGATCCGTCTTTGAACGGATCGGTCTTGAAAGGATCGGCAACGCCGGTTGCGACTTGCTGCGGCCCGGCGGTACCGCCGTGATACTTTCGGTTTTCGAACCAAGCCTGCTTCTCGGCCTTTGATTTGCGATAGTCGATCGCTTCGTCGGTCAGCTCCCATCCGGGCGGCTCGCTGCGATCACGCAGGGCCTGTTTCACGACGATGTCGTCTTCGATGACCGGATTGTAACTGGCAAGGTAGTCGACAAGCGGCCCGACGGTCGCTTTTTCCTCCGGCTTGATCCCGATCAACGTCACCGGTTGAGCAACGCTCTGCCCGGCGTAGTCGAGGTGCATGATACCGAACACCTCGACCGTGGCAGCCATGCCGTCGATTTCGTCGCCCACGGCCTGCCGGGCCATGTCGAACAGCACCTCCGAATCCGGGGCGCCGTCCATCGCGCGTGATTCGACGATCACATCGGCCAGTAGTCCGTGGATGCGGTCGCGCATCTGCGTGCTGAACCCGGCCATCACGCTGTTGACCACGATCATGGTTGCGACGCCGAGCGTCACACTGATGATGCTCGCCAGCGCGATATACCGCGTCCGGAGATACCGCGTGCAAAGAAGTAGCTTGTACATGGCAATCCGTTGCCTAACCGTTGCCTAATTTATGCTATCGGCTGTCAGCCATCAGCATTCTGCGACGCCATCCGCAGGGGGAGTAGATGGGTTGTAAACATTGCCAATGATCTTGTCACCCCCCGATTTTTCTGGAGTGGCACAGGGGCCAAAATTCGCAATTCGGTCAGCCGGAAGTGATCGAAGCATTCACCCGCCGGTAAACCTCGAAATCGGCTGGCTCGACCGCGATCGCCTTCAAACCGATCGAATCCAAATGCCCGAGAGCCGATCGGATGGCAATATCGGTCGTATCCGCCTCTCGATCGAAGTCGACCCGAAGTTCTCCGCAGTGAAGCCGCACCGAAGCGTCGTTGGCACCGACGTGTCCCAACGCTTCGGCGGTGTCTTCGAGGAATGCGTCGATGGCCCGATCGTCGTTGGAAATATTCGTTTCGCATCGAACTGATAAATTGTGTGTCCTTGCCGGGTGTTCTGACTTACTTTCGGTGCGAACTGGCGGGCACAATAAGCTCACTAATGTTTAGGTTGCGATTTTTGTTCTATCCAACGTTTCGCGACACCGTAAATGAAACTCGCCGCTGACTTTTGAGACATAGGATTTTCCGGTGGATCGTGGCGTGTACCGCCATGCCGAGAATCATCTCCAGAAGCAGAAGTATTTGCGGTCTGCTTGAATCGCCGAACCTGATCCTTACCGGCGAAGCTCTCAACAGCGTTCCAGTCTCCCAAGTCTTCTCTAATGACTTCCAAGATACGATAACCGTTTACGAAGTCTATGTCTTTCTGAACGATTAAACGGCACACCTTCGTAACCAAATCTGACTCGTCGAGGCGAGCCAGATGATCAGCGATGCGATCCGCCGGTGACTCACGATAAACAACTTGACCGCTGCTATCAGTAAGAGTCCGCACGCCATCTGCCGAAACGGTATCGACTGAACCATCACCGCTGTTAATGATTGTGACCACAGCACTCGCATTGAGTTCGATTTTGATTGGCGCAACTCGCATGAAGACGCTACATGTACCGTCTTTTCTAAATTCGAAGGCCCCAGCATCTTTGATCCGTAGCACCTTTCCGGTAATCAGTTTTGACAATGCGCAAAGCCGCAAAATGAATTCGTTTGCAAACTGATCGACCTCACCGACTGTGTTGAACGCCGCAAACTTTTTGTGATCGAGATAAGCACGGCCACTATTATCTGTCCGGATTTTCCAATCGTGCTGATTGAAGGTGTGCGATACAAATTCAATCGTTTCGTCATCAGCCACAATTTCCATCAGCCATTGCGAAAATTCAGGTTTTGGTGCACGCGACTGTGGTGCTTCCGGCCGCAACGTCGGGAACAAAATCACATCCCGGATGCTGCGGGTGTCGGTCAATAACATCACGAGCCGGTCGATGCCGATGCCGAGGCCGCCGGCGGGGGGCATGCCGATTTTGAGGGCCTGCAGGAACTCGCGGTCCATCTTGGCCATCGAGTCTTCTTCCGCCTGACCGTCGAGCTGCTGCGTGAAGAGTTCCTCCTGCAGCAGGGGGTCGTTCAGTTCGGTGTAGGCGTTGGCCAGTTCCATGCCGTGAACGAACAGCTCGAACCGCTCCGCAATACTGGGGTCATTCTGCTTCCGCTTGGTCAGCGGGCAGATCGACGCCGGGTAGTCCTTCACGAAGATCGGCCCGACGAGATTGTCCTCGACCGTCGCTTCGAACACATCACTCACGATCACGTCGGGGTGCCGACCCGCCGTCTCGATCCCGTGTTTCTTCGCCACCGAGGCGACGCCCTCACTGTCGGACATCTCACACCCGGCATACTCTTTAAACAATTCCCCATAAGTCTTCCGCTCGAACGGCGGGGTGAAGTCGATCTCCCCACCATCCCACGGCAACACCGGTCTCTCGGGATCGTCGGCCACCACCTTTGCGGCTTCGACAATCAAAGACTCGGTGAGGTCCATCATGGTCTCGTAGTCGCCGTAGGCCTGGTAAATCTCCGTCATGGTGAATTCGGGATTGTGCGTTTGATCGATGCCTTCGTTGCGGAAAACCCGACCGATTTCGTAGACCTTCTCGATCCCCCCGACCATCAGCCGCTTCAGGTGCAGCTCCAGCGCGATGCGGAGGAACAGGTCGATGTCGAGCGCGTTGTGATGCGTCGTGAAGGGGCGAGCCGCCGCTCCCCCGGCCACGTTGTGCAGCACTGGCGTTTCGACCTCGACAAAGCCCCGACCGGCGAGGGTCTTGCGGACGCTGGCGATGATTTTCGTCCGCTTGAGCATCCGCTCGAGCACGCCCTCGGAGTAGATCAGGTCGAGCGAGCGATGCCGCAGCAGCGTTTCGACATCCTGCAGGCCGCTGTGTTTCTCCGGCGGGGGGGCGAGCGACTTGCAGAGCATGGTTAGCGTTTCGACCTTGATCGAGACTTCGCCCGAATCGGTCCGCCACATCACGCCGTCAATTCCGATCAG contains:
- a CDS encoding ABC transporter permease; protein product: MYKLLLCTRYLRTRYIALASIISVTLGVATMIVVNSVMAGFSTQMRDRIHGLLADVIVESRAMDGAPDSEVLFDMARQAVGDEIDGMAATVEVFGIMHLDYAGQSVAQPVTLIGIKPEEKATVGPLVDYLASYNPVIEDDIVVKQALRDRSEPPGWELTDEAIDYRKSKAEKQAWFENRKYHGGTAGPQQVATGVADPFKTDPFKDGSSGSQADASRNNDQLEVGTNSTEPEDSRPGLILPVGAQQPGGTEPSAVADGGSPDFDGFGETDPSTLPPEFVDVVKPFEPIDFSVPLDGRCYIGQQLISYPYEDRETGKMKTMLMRRPGDDVQFTSATASRSPTACSFNATIVDVFKSGMSEYDSNLVFCNLEQLQKVRGMIDPQTGKGSVTALQIKLKDFDKADEVVRRLKSMFPPGVYNVRTWEQKQGPLLAAVEVESMILNILLFLIIAVAGFGILAIFYMIVVEKTRDIGILKALGANAHGIMSIFLSYGLGLGLVGSGVGTGLGLLFVYYINEISDLITLVTGRDVFPETIYYFPEIPTHVSPIMVFWVSVGAISIAVLASILPARRAAALKPVEALRYE
- the lysS gene encoding lysine--tRNA ligase produces the protein MPAPGKPDRLEQARRDKMDKIRELGHDPFGQRFDGHIPIADVREQCPEESGVAGDSVRVAGRVMGRRKAGKLRFYVLKDATETIQLLFSRGDLPVEQWELMSATDLGDLIGIDGVMWRTDSGEVSIKVETLTMLCKSLAPPPEKHSGLQDVETLLRHRSLDLIYSEGVLERMLKRTKIIASVRKTLAGRGFVEVETPVLHNVAGGAAARPFTTHHNALDIDLFLRIALELHLKRLMVGGIEKVYEIGRVFRNEGIDQTHNPEFTMTEIYQAYGDYETMMDLTESLIVEAAKVVADDPERPVLPWDGGEIDFTPPFERKTYGELFKEYAGCEMSDSEGVASVAKKHGIETAGRHPDVIVSDVFEATVEDNLVGPIFVKDYPASICPLTKRKQNDPSIAERFELFVHGMELANAYTELNDPLLQEELFTQQLDGQAEEDSMAKMDREFLQALKIGMPPAGGLGIGIDRLVMLLTDTRSIRDVILFPTLRPEAPQSRAPKPEFSQWLMEIVADDETIEFVSHTFNQHDWKIRTDNSGRAYLDHKKFAAFNTVGEVDQFANEFILRLCALSKLITGKVLRIKDAGAFEFRKDGTCSVFMRVAPIKIELNASAVVTIINSGDGSVDTVSADGVRTLTDSSGQVVYRESPADRIADHLARLDESDLVTKVCRLIVQKDIDFVNGYRILEVIREDLGDWNAVESFAGKDQVRRFKQTANTSASGDDSRHGGTRHDPPENPMSQKSAASFIYGVAKRWIEQKSQPKH
- the acnA gene encoding aconitate hydratase AcnA — its product is MGAQDPFQAVKKVSSKAGEFTYYSLPALQDAGLGDIGTLPFSIRVLLEAVLRNVDGFVVSEDDVKKLAAWDAKNVAADELPFKPGRVVLQDFTGVPAVVDLAALRSAMVRMGGDPKKINPLVPCDLVVDHSVQVDAFAHGLALKQNVEREFERNQERYQFLKWGQSALDNFRVVPPATGIVHQVNLEYLAKGVLTKDGVAYPDSLVGTDSHTTMINGLGVVGWGVGGIEAEAVMLGQPIYMLTPEVVGFKLTGGLPEGATATDLVLTVTQMLRQHGVVGKFVEYYGPGLDSMTLADRATLANMSPEYGATMGFFPVDAETLNYMSRTGRTDEEVDLVEQYYRAQGMFRTSESPEPRFTSSLALDLSEVEPSMAGPKRPQDRIDLSAMKSQWRQDLSITFGKESPAGSSTVESWEAEGPISTEAEESVAVMEDPGADGVEVEYDGETFQLKHGDVVIAAITSCTNTSNPSVMIGAGLVAKKAHAKGLKRKPWVKSSLAPGSRVVTDYLEKSGLNEDLDALGFQTVGYGCTTCIGNSGPLPEPISKAINENDIVAAAVLSGNRNFEGRISPDIKANYLASPPLVVAYAIAGTTDIDLSTEPLGKDSAGNDVFLKDIWPTQQEIKDTIEASVTPEFYRDQYSKATEGPEEWQALSSPTGDLYEWNEASTYIQEPPFFVDMDADPPPISAIEGAKCLVMVGDSVTTDHISPAGAIKKDSPAGKYLMENGVDYHDFNSYGSRRGNDRVMTRGTFANIRLRNQLAPGTEGGFTSYPPGGETTTIYNASLEYKKQDTPLIVLAGKEYGTGSSRDWAAKGTYLLGVEAVIAESYERIHRSNLVGMGVLPLQFREGENRDFLGLDGTETFEIHLDDDLKPGQAVEVLARKSDGDEVRFTCQCRVDTPVEVQYYRNGGILHTVLRQLAKS
- a CDS encoding ABC transporter ATP-binding protein, which encodes MKSPKPQPLQIDAVALEKTYRKGEHKVPVLKGVNLSVHRGELLSIVGQSGSGKSTLLHLIGLLDTPDVGEVLLEGQRIDDLPERSRDQIRNRVFGFIFQFYHLLPELTLLENVLTPMMIRDGFFAYLKNRGQYREEAHSILERVGLTHRLKHRPKELSGGEMQRAAIARALIGHPQILLADEPTGNLDRSSGDEIMSLLESLNADERLTVVMVTHDESIAARAHRTVRLFEGRLETTRAAA